A region from the Bacteroidota bacterium genome encodes:
- a CDS encoding efflux RND transporter permease subunit codes for MNTERLKELKFTSWCIDNATSIYVFTLIIVFSGFSIYQSLPKELFPDVVVPTISIVTIYPGATPEDIETLITKPIEKQVKGLNGVKKVTSNSLSDVSIMTVEFGTSLDPVVCKQRVTDAVAKGKKDLPNDLKNDPQIQEFDINELPIMNINLAGDFPLDQIKKYAKDLKDRIESMKEITRVDIVGGVDREIQVNVDMYKMTAAGITFMDIENAIQRENLNISGGEVRVDDLRRNLRVTGQFKQPKELENIVIRSFTGTTVFLKDIASVEDWYAEKQDFAQLDHKPVVTLNVVKRSGENLINATDQIYTILDDYQANKFPQGLHVKVTGDTSENTRDQLHELLNTVILGFIFVVFILMFFMGFSNAFFVGLSVPLATLAAFLFMPSLGMTMNVMVLFSLLLALGIVVDDAIVVIENTHRIYNRYDLSIQKSAKYAAGEVFIPVLAGTLTTLAPFFPLLFWPGIVGKFMRNLPVTLIITLGASLFVAFVMNPVFAVSFMSKDDHDSKPKLKDYTKGFVFFGVIAIIAYITKHFGVGNFALLFLLLILFYHFVLRHAITAWQTKLWPKVMRAYRKMLRVFIKGYRPLWVPLGAFALLILSWMVYLSTKPQIEFFPSGNPNFVYVYCKLPMGTDANVTDSVTRLIEQRVYKVIGEDNPDVTSVISNVGLGAGDPQNPDKVATPNKSKVTVAFKKYAQRQKPNTSVWLNKIREEFKSGVSGAEISVEKESHGPPVGKPINIEIIGDDFAELQKLSNKLKGEIDKEGIEGIAELKSDLQISKPEIIIDLDKEKMQREGISLGQVGGELRTALFGKEASKFRDKSEDAPIQLRLRAEDRRHLEQLLNINISYMDMSIGQFRQVPLSSIATTRYDNSISVINRKNQHRLVTLSSDVTDDHSANEIIPQIELIIANMDVPEGYDIKMTGEQEQQKETSDFLGTAFLGALGLMFLILVIQFNSVIKPLIIFTTVLFSLIGIAVGFSITHMKLSIVMSGVGLFALAGIVIRNGILLIEFIDEMRERGSDVEEAVVEGGATRMTPVILTAAAAILGLIPLAVGLNMDFEKLFSEFNPHFYIGGDNVMFWGPLAWTMIFGLVTATFLTLLVVPAIYMLGHKVRTRLKKHMPWIKLL; via the coding sequence ATGAATACCGAACGTTTAAAAGAACTCAAATTCACCAGTTGGTGTATTGACAATGCTACCAGCATTTATGTATTCACCCTGATTATTGTCTTTTCCGGATTCTCTATATATCAAAGTCTGCCTAAGGAATTGTTCCCCGATGTGGTGGTGCCAACTATTTCGATCGTGACGATATATCCCGGTGCTACGCCGGAGGATATTGAAACACTCATCACGAAGCCGATTGAAAAGCAGGTTAAAGGATTGAACGGCGTGAAGAAGGTGACGAGCAATTCTCTTTCCGATGTTTCGATTATGACGGTCGAGTTTGGTACGAGTCTTGATCCGGTTGTATGTAAACAACGGGTAACCGATGCGGTGGCGAAAGGGAAAAAAGACTTGCCGAACGACTTGAAGAATGATCCGCAGATTCAGGAGTTTGACATCAATGAGTTGCCGATTATGAACATTAATCTCGCCGGCGATTTTCCACTCGATCAGATTAAGAAGTATGCTAAAGACTTGAAAGACCGCATTGAAAGCATGAAGGAAATTACCCGCGTGGATATTGTGGGTGGAGTGGATCGTGAAATACAGGTGAACGTGGACATGTATAAAATGACTGCGGCCGGGATTACCTTTATGGATATTGAGAATGCCATTCAGCGCGAAAACCTGAACATATCGGGTGGTGAGGTGCGCGTAGATGACCTGCGACGCAACTTGCGCGTAACCGGTCAGTTCAAGCAGCCCAAGGAACTGGAGAATATTGTCATTCGTTCATTTACCGGCACTACGGTTTTTCTAAAGGACATTGCTTCTGTAGAAGACTGGTATGCCGAGAAGCAAGACTTTGCGCAGCTCGACCACAAACCGGTGGTCACTTTGAATGTGGTGAAGCGCAGTGGTGAAAACTTGATCAATGCCACCGATCAGATTTATACGATTCTCGACGATTATCAGGCGAACAAATTTCCACAGGGTCTTCATGTCAAAGTGACCGGCGATACTTCAGAAAATACCCGCGACCAATTGCACGAGTTGTTGAACACTGTGATTCTCGGTTTTATTTTTGTGGTATTCATTCTCATGTTTTTCATGGGCTTCAGCAATGCCTTCTTTGTGGGTCTTTCTGTTCCGCTCGCCACGCTCGCGGCTTTCCTCTTCATGCCTAGTTTGGGGATGACGATGAATGTAATGGTACTCTTCTCTTTACTATTGGCTCTTGGAATTGTCGTGGATGATGCTATTGTGGTAATTGAAAATACTCACCGGATTTATAACCGTTACGACCTCTCTATTCAAAAGTCGGCGAAGTATGCCGCCGGTGAAGTATTCATTCCGGTTTTGGCGGGAACACTCACTACCCTTGCCCCATTCTTCCCGCTGCTTTTCTGGCCCGGCATTGTCGGTAAGTTCATGAGGAATCTGCCTGTCACACTCATTATCACCCTAGGCGCATCTCTCTTCGTAGCTTTCGTTATGAATCCGGTATTTGCCGTTTCGTTTATGTCTAAGGACGACCACGACAGTAAGCCCAAGTTGAAAGATTATACTAAGGGCTTCGTATTCTTTGGTGTGATAGCCATCATTGCTTATATCACCAAACATTTCGGGGTCGGCAATTTTGCTTTGTTATTCCTCCTCCTTATTTTGTTTTACCATTTTGTATTGCGTCACGCCATCACCGCATGGCAAACTAAGTTGTGGCCGAAGGTTATGAGAGCTTACCGTAAAATGCTTCGTGTTTTCATCAAGGGCTATCGTCCGCTTTGGGTTCCGCTGGGCGCTTTTGCTTTGTTGATTCTAAGTTGGATGGTGTATCTCTCCACCAAACCGCAGATTGAATTTTTCCCTAGCGGCAACCCCAACTTTGTTTACGTCTATTGCAAACTTCCGATGGGTACCGATGCGAATGTTACCGATTCTGTCACCCGCTTGATTGAACAGCGTGTTTACAAGGTAATCGGTGAAGACAATCCAGATGTCACTTCGGTTATCTCTAATGTAGGACTTGGAGCCGGCGATCCTCAAAATCCAGATAAAGTAGCGACTCCGAACAAGAGCAAGGTAACTGTTGCCTTTAAGAAATATGCCCAACGCCAAAAGCCCAATACATCTGTTTGGCTTAATAAAATTCGTGAAGAGTTCAAGAGCGGTGTATCCGGTGCCGAGATCTCTGTAGAAAAGGAAAGTCATGGCCCGCCGGTGGGGAAACCTATAAACATCGAAATCATCGGCGATGATTTTGCCGAGTTGCAAAAGCTTTCTAATAAGCTCAAAGGTGAAATTGATAAAGAAGGAATTGAAGGTATTGCTGAATTGAAAAGTGATCTGCAAATCAGTAAACCTGAAATCATTATTGATCTTGATAAAGAAAAGATGCAGCGCGAAGGCATCTCGCTGGGCCAGGTAGGGGGTGAACTGCGCACCGCCCTCTTCGGTAAAGAGGCTTCTAAGTTTCGCGACAAGAGCGAAGACGCTCCTATCCAGCTTCGCCTCCGTGCCGAAGACCGCCGCCACTTAGAACAACTCCTGAATATCAATATATCCTACATGGATATGAGCATCGGCCAATTCCGCCAAGTGCCGCTCTCTTCCATTGCCACCACGCGATATGACAACTCTATCAGCGTCATCAATCGTAAAAATCAGCACCGCCTCGTCACGCTTTCTTCCGATGTCACCGACGACCACAGCGCCAACGAAATCATTCCCCAGATTGAACTTATCATCGCCAACATGGATGTCCCCGAGGGTTATGACATCAAAATGACGGGCGAACAAGAACAACAAAAAGAAACTTCTGACTTTCTCGGCACTGCCTTCCTTGGTGCTCTTGGCCTTATGTTCCTTATACTCGTTATCCAATTCAATTCTGTCATCAAGCCGCTCATCATTTTTACCACCGTTCTCTTTTCTCTTATCGGTATTGCCGTGGGCTTTTCCATCACGCACATGAAGCTTTCCATCGTTATGTCCGGTGTCGGCTTGTTCGCGCTAGCAGGTATCGTGATACGAAATGGAATCCTTCTCATTGAATTTATTGACGAAATGCGTGAGCGCGGATCGGATGTAGAAGAAGCAGTAGTCGAAGGCGGTGCCACCCGTATGACCCCGGTCATTCTCACCGCTGCCGCTGCTATCCTAGGTTTAATACCGCTTGCTGTAGGGCTGAACATGGACTTTGAAAAGCTATTTTCCGAGTTCAATCCACACTTTTATATCGGTGGCGACAATGTTATGTTTTGGGGGCCGTTGGCTTGGACCATGATTTTCGGTTTAGTTACGGCCACGTTCCTCACGCTACTTGTTGTACCGGCCATCTACATGTTGGGTCACAAAGTGCGTACACGTCTTAAAAAACACATGCCTTGGATTAAACTGCTCTAA
- a CDS encoding aldehyde dehydrogenase has translation MEQLKNYINGELIEPVSKIYFDNLEPASGEVYSQIPDSDERDVQLAVDAAKNAFKAWSKTSLEERMLILMRVADGIEKRLEEFVNAESKDNGKTLKLARAVDIPRAISNFRFYASAIQHFASESHQMPGAGINYTLRQPIGVVGCISPWNLPIYLFSWKIAPAIATGNCVVAKPSEITPYTAYLLSQVCVEAGLPKGVLNIIHGLGSKAGQAIVEHTDIKAISFTGGTETGKKIAATAAPMFKKLSLELGGKNPTIVFADCDFEETVKQTVTASFANQGEICLCGSRVFIQKSIYQKFKDAFIARVKAMKTGDPNDDSNQLGAIVSHQHKQKILSYIQLAQEEGGKILCGGNELNLTGRCANGFFIEPTIIEGLDYKCRTQQEEIFGPVVTLTLFETEEEALMMANSVKYGLAASIWTNDLKCAHRVAEKIESGIVWINCWLLRDLRTPFGGMKASGVGRGGWEAMRFFTELKNVCIKTG, from the coding sequence ATGGAACAACTAAAAAACTATATCAACGGTGAATTAATTGAGCCGGTATCCAAAATATATTTTGACAACCTTGAACCCGCCAGCGGAGAAGTTTATTCACAGATACCCGATTCTGATGAGCGAGATGTGCAACTGGCTGTTGATGCCGCAAAAAATGCTTTCAAAGCATGGAGCAAAACTAGTTTGGAAGAAAGGATGCTGATCTTGATGCGCGTAGCCGACGGGATTGAAAAGAGACTGGAAGAATTTGTAAACGCCGAGTCTAAAGACAACGGCAAAACATTAAAGCTCGCAAGAGCCGTAGATATTCCCCGCGCTATCTCCAATTTTCGTTTTTACGCATCCGCCATTCAACATTTTGCTTCCGAAAGTCATCAGATGCCCGGAGCGGGGATTAATTACACTCTTCGCCAGCCTATTGGGGTGGTGGGTTGTATCTCTCCTTGGAATCTTCCTATTTATTTGTTCAGTTGGAAAATTGCTCCGGCAATTGCAACCGGTAATTGCGTGGTAGCCAAACCAAGCGAGATAACACCTTATACTGCCTATCTGCTTTCACAGGTTTGCGTAGAAGCCGGATTACCCAAAGGAGTTTTAAATATCATTCACGGTTTAGGTAGTAAAGCCGGACAGGCCATTGTCGAACATACAGATATAAAAGCCATTTCCTTCACAGGTGGAACGGAAACCGGAAAGAAAATTGCAGCAACGGCTGCGCCTATGTTTAAAAAACTATCCTTAGAATTAGGTGGCAAGAACCCAACCATTGTTTTCGCCGATTGCGATTTTGAAGAAACGGTGAAACAAACCGTTACTGCTTCGTTTGCAAACCAAGGTGAAATTTGCTTGTGTGGCTCACGGGTGTTTATCCAAAAATCTATTTATCAAAAATTCAAGGATGCCTTTATAGCTCGTGTAAAGGCTATGAAAACTGGTGATCCGAACGATGACTCTAACCAACTCGGTGCTATTGTCTCGCATCAACACAAGCAAAAAATTCTTTCTTACATTCAATTAGCTCAGGAAGAGGGTGGAAAAATTCTTTGTGGAGGAAATGAATTAAATCTTACTGGCAGATGTGCTAACGGTTTCTTTATTGAACCAACGATCATAGAAGGTTTGGATTATAAATGCCGGACACAACAGGAAGAAATTTTCGGACCGGTAGTTACTTTAACTCTATTTGAAACCGAAGAAGAAGCTTTGATGATGGCTAACTCAGTTAAATATGGATTAGCTGCTTCCATCTGGACCAACGATTTGAAATGCGCTCATAGAGTAGCGGAAAAAATTGAATCCGGAATTGTCTGGATAAATTGCTGGCTGTTGCGCGATTTGCGTACTCCATTCGGCGGCATGAAAGCCTCTGGAGTAGGTCGAGGCGGTTGGGAAGCGATGCGTTTTTTTACTGAGTTAAAGAATGTCTGCATAAAGACAGGTTGA
- a CDS encoding SDR family oxidoreductase, with protein sequence MNLELKGKNAFVGGSSKGIGRAAAFELAKLGANVTLVGRDEPALMQCLIDLSFIGDGNQRHDYVAADYQYPEKVKSVVTRHIKKTNKTYHILVNNTGGPSSGKIQDAQADEFIKAFESHLICNHVLTQLFIEGMKKEGYGRIVNVISTSVKQPLSNLGVSNTIRGAVANWAKTMANELGEYGITVNNVLPGATETERHERLIQAKSETTGISTDMIKEEMLKTIPLKRFGKPDEVGSVIAFLCSPAAAYINGINLPVDGGRTSSL encoded by the coding sequence ATGAATCTTGAGTTAAAGGGTAAAAATGCTTTTGTCGGTGGCAGTAGCAAAGGAATTGGCAGAGCGGCAGCATTTGAACTGGCGAAACTGGGCGCAAATGTGACATTGGTAGGTCGGGACGAGCCTGCTTTAATGCAATGCCTGATTGATTTGAGTTTTATTGGGGATGGTAATCAACGTCATGATTATGTGGCTGCGGACTACCAGTATCCTGAGAAAGTAAAAAGTGTGGTGACCCGTCACATCAAAAAAACAAATAAAACCTATCATATCTTGGTGAACAACACTGGTGGACCTTCGTCCGGCAAGATTCAGGATGCGCAGGCGGATGAATTTATCAAGGCATTTGAATCGCACCTGATTTGCAATCATGTCCTGACACAATTATTTATAGAAGGCATGAAGAAAGAAGGATACGGTCGAATCGTCAATGTCATATCTACCTCCGTGAAACAACCACTTTCAAATCTTGGAGTGAGCAATACCATTCGAGGTGCTGTGGCCAACTGGGCAAAGACTATGGCAAATGAGTTAGGCGAATATGGTATCACCGTCAATAATGTATTGCCGGGCGCTACTGAAACCGAAAGACATGAACGCCTCATTCAGGCAAAAAGTGAAACTACCGGTATAAGTACAGATATGATAAAAGAAGAAATGCTGAAAACCATTCCTTTAAAAAGATTTGGAAAGCCAGATGAAGTGGGAAGCGTCATCGCTTTTCTTTGTTCTCCAGCAGCAGCATATATTAATGGAATCAATCTGCCGGTGGATGGTGGGAGAACGAGTAGTCTATAG